Proteins encoded in a region of the Pseudomonas syringae KCTC 12500 genome:
- a CDS encoding DMT family transporter, which yields MNPYLSIAPNVSRPARHQAIPLPLLEAALILTWSSGFIGARFSLEHAPPLLVVFWRCVVVTLILLPFVARQLRSIPAATLLKNAGIGLLAMTGYVAGVTQGIALGVPAGLAALFADLLPMGMALLAAVVLGQRLAWQIWAGLFVGLIGVVLVTYSALAVGDAPLWAYGLPLLGMLSLAIATLWQKQSGTAEPMALLPNLWLQCAVSSVAFAIIQGTQGSLAPVASTGFALSVLWTVGLATLGGYGLYWVCLRRATATRVASVLYLSPPVTMLWAWTMFDEPLSWQMASGMAVSGIGVWMVVRAEQRQSAS from the coding sequence ATGAACCCATACCTGTCGATTGCTCCTAACGTCTCGCGGCCTGCCAGGCACCAGGCCATTCCCCTTCCTCTGCTTGAAGCCGCGCTTATTCTGACCTGGAGTTCAGGCTTCATCGGCGCACGCTTTTCGCTGGAACATGCGCCGCCGCTGCTGGTGGTGTTCTGGCGCTGTGTGGTGGTTACCCTGATCCTGCTGCCTTTTGTTGCCAGGCAACTGAGGTCGATCCCGGCTGCGACGCTGCTGAAAAACGCGGGTATCGGTTTGCTGGCCATGACCGGCTACGTCGCCGGTGTCACGCAGGGTATTGCGCTGGGAGTGCCAGCCGGCCTCGCTGCGCTGTTTGCCGATTTGTTGCCGATGGGCATGGCACTCCTGGCGGCAGTAGTGCTCGGACAAAGGCTGGCCTGGCAAATCTGGGCGGGACTTTTTGTCGGGCTGATCGGCGTAGTGCTGGTGACCTACAGCGCGCTTGCGGTGGGTGACGCACCGTTGTGGGCCTACGGCCTGCCGCTGCTGGGCATGTTGTCACTGGCCATCGCGACGCTGTGGCAGAAACAGTCCGGCACCGCAGAGCCTATGGCACTGCTCCCCAATCTGTGGCTGCAATGCGCTGTCTCCAGCGTCGCCTTCGCGATCATTCAGGGCACACAGGGCAGCCTGGCGCCTGTAGCCAGTACCGGCTTTGCGCTGAGCGTGCTATGGACGGTGGGGCTGGCAACCCTGGGCGGTTACGGACTGTATTGGGTGTGTCTGCGCCGCGCGACAGCCACCCGCGTCGCCAGCGTGCTCTACCTCAGCCCACCGGTGACGATGCTCTGGGCCTGGACGATGTTCGACGAACCTCTGTCCTGGCAGATGGCCTCAGGCATGGCGGTGTCAGGTATCGGCGTGTGGATGGTGGTGCGGGCGGAACAACGGCAGTCGGCCTCCTGA
- a CDS encoding saccharopine dehydrogenase family protein codes for MAFRVLVIGGYGNFGSLICNHLVMMPDIELVISGRDPRKLAEKVAALQTLGGRFCESWCVDIMQDGAGSELGELAIDLLIHTAGPFQGKSYAVARHCIEAGVNYCDLADCRAFVAGIATLDARAREAGVSVLSGCSSVPTLSAAIIDQHRQRFLRIDSIEHGISSAAKMPGLSTVRGVLANAGRPIRQLRNGKVHDVYGWMGLALRRMPGMGTRLVANVDVPDLDVFAARYAAQNLSFKAGSALKAGGIATWLLALGIRCGLLRDPAPWAGRLYRWGARFEQWGDRKSAMYIDVDGVDLDGQPLHMRAQLTALNDKGPEIPGSAAVALSSKMAGGYRPQPGARACVGEITVDEYLAAIDEPENIRLDVHFNNHNA; via the coding sequence ATGGCATTTCGCGTATTGGTCATCGGTGGCTACGGCAACTTCGGCAGCCTTATCTGTAATCATCTGGTGATGATGCCGGACATCGAACTGGTCATTTCCGGTCGTGACCCGCGCAAGCTTGCGGAAAAGGTCGCTGCACTGCAAACGCTGGGGGGCAGGTTCTGCGAGAGCTGGTGCGTGGACATCATGCAGGATGGCGCGGGCAGTGAGCTGGGTGAATTGGCCATCGATCTGCTTATCCACACCGCGGGGCCTTTTCAGGGCAAGTCGTATGCCGTGGCCCGGCATTGCATTGAGGCGGGTGTGAACTATTGCGACCTGGCGGATTGCCGGGCGTTTGTCGCCGGCATCGCCACCCTCGATGCCCGAGCGCGCGAGGCAGGTGTCAGCGTGCTGAGCGGGTGCAGCTCGGTGCCGACGCTTTCGGCGGCGATCATCGATCAGCATCGCCAGCGTTTTCTGCGCATCGATTCGATAGAGCATGGCATCTCCTCGGCAGCGAAAATGCCCGGTCTGTCGACCGTGCGCGGCGTGCTGGCCAATGCCGGGCGGCCGATCAGGCAACTGCGCAACGGCAAGGTACACGACGTTTACGGCTGGATGGGCCTGGCCCTGCGTCGGATGCCCGGCATGGGCACGCGGCTGGTGGCCAATGTCGACGTCCCGGACCTGGATGTATTTGCTGCACGCTACGCCGCGCAGAATCTGAGCTTCAAGGCCGGTTCTGCGCTCAAGGCCGGCGGCATCGCGACCTGGCTGCTGGCGCTGGGGATTCGCTGCGGGCTGCTGCGCGATCCTGCGCCGTGGGCCGGGCGCCTGTACCGTTGGGGCGCGCGCTTTGAACAGTGGGGTGATCGAAAGAGCGCGATGTACATCGATGTCGATGGCGTCGACCTCGACGGCCAGCCGTTGCACATGCGTGCGCAACTGACTGCACTGAACGACAAGGGGCCGGAGATTCCCGGCAGTGCCGCCGTCGCGCTGAGCAGCAAAATGGCCGGTGGCTATCGTCCACAGCCGGGCGCTCGGGCCTGCGTCGGAGAAATCACCGTGGACGAGTACCTGGCGGCGATTGATGAGCCGGAAAACATCCGGCTGGATGTTCATTTCAATAACCACAACGCCTGA
- a CDS encoding LysR family transcriptional regulator, protein MTAILDIELVRTFHAVARIGKFSAAAEQLHKSPAAVSVHIQRLEAVAGGRLLNRDNQAVSLTALGKRLLLSTTELLSTHDRVLADLQGTHLAGRITLGVPDEYAVHVIRDILPVFAAAWPNVVLELKSAPSYALREQVARGKLQTAVIAQPKGQLSADTQFLVSTKPVWVGPASVALASADPVPLAIHAAQCPYREAMLASLKDNGRKVRVVLESPSNQAIKACVEAGLAISLIDRSGVTDAMQILDDLPEIAEHEIVFLRSPSSQNDEAVSLLAQALQKYFRV, encoded by the coding sequence ATGACGGCCATTCTCGACATCGAACTGGTGCGCACCTTCCATGCGGTGGCGCGGATAGGAAAGTTTTCAGCCGCCGCCGAGCAACTTCATAAAAGCCCGGCAGCGGTCAGTGTGCATATCCAGCGCCTCGAGGCCGTGGCGGGCGGGCGCTTGCTCAATCGGGACAACCAGGCAGTGTCGCTGACGGCGCTGGGCAAGCGCCTGCTGTTGTCGACGACAGAGCTGCTGTCCACGCATGACCGGGTGCTGGCGGATCTGCAAGGCACTCATCTGGCCGGACGCATCACGCTGGGTGTTCCGGATGAATACGCCGTGCATGTCATTCGCGACATCCTGCCGGTGTTCGCGGCCGCGTGGCCTAATGTCGTGCTGGAATTGAAATCCGCACCCAGCTACGCCCTGCGCGAGCAGGTTGCGCGTGGCAAGTTGCAGACAGCGGTGATCGCGCAACCCAAAGGGCAGCTGAGTGCTGATACGCAGTTTCTGGTATCGACCAAACCGGTCTGGGTCGGGCCGGCCAGCGTTGCACTGGCATCCGCTGACCCGGTGCCGCTGGCGATTCACGCAGCCCAATGTCCCTATCGTGAAGCCATGCTGGCGTCACTCAAAGACAACGGCCGCAAAGTCCGCGTAGTTCTCGAAAGCCCGTCCAATCAGGCGATCAAAGCCTGTGTGGAAGCGGGCCTTGCGATCAGCCTCATCGATCGGAGCGGGGTCACGGACGCCATGCAGATTCTCGATGACCTGCCTGAAATAGCCGAGCACGAAATCGTCTTCCTGCGCTCGCCGTCGTCACAGAACGACGAGGCGGTGAGCCTGCTGGCGCAGGCCCTGCAGAAGTATTTTCGGGTTTGA
- a CDS encoding type II toxin-antitoxin system RelE/ParE family toxin codes for MQVEWLKTALKNLDKEAAYIALDNPAAAAAFVKAIQSSVTQLASFPAMGREGRIAGTREWPLPDLPYLIPYRIRSGRLQVLRIFHTRRQSPPVW; via the coding sequence ATGCAGGTTGAGTGGCTCAAAACAGCACTAAAGAATCTGGATAAGGAGGCAGCGTATATCGCACTGGACAATCCAGCTGCTGCCGCTGCTTTCGTGAAAGCCATTCAATCAAGCGTAACGCAGCTCGCGAGCTTTCCCGCCATGGGCCGGGAAGGACGGATTGCCGGAACCAGAGAATGGCCTCTGCCAGACCTGCCTTACCTGATTCCATATCGCATCCGTAGCGGCCGACTACAGGTTCTACGGATTTTCCACACCAGAAGACAATCGCCACCCGTGTGGTGA
- a CDS encoding GNAT family N-acetyltransferase, with the protein MLKLHTERLYLRTLLASDWPLFFRLHSEPETMQYVFGKIEEPQIRKGFDHRLPEWTPASDHWLCLVVMDAQSHAELGVSGFRILSPGHAEVGYLLLPEHQGKGFGTESCRAIIDYAAAIGLDSLESTVTDGNIASCKVMEKCGFSFERRVPQAYQIDDQWFDDLIYHLPLR; encoded by the coding sequence ATGCTGAAACTACACACTGAACGACTTTATCTGCGGACCCTGCTCGCCAGTGACTGGCCGTTGTTTTTCAGGCTGCACTCCGAGCCCGAGACCATGCAGTACGTGTTCGGAAAAATCGAAGAGCCGCAGATCCGCAAAGGCTTCGATCATCGCCTGCCAGAGTGGACGCCGGCGTCCGATCACTGGCTGTGCCTGGTGGTCATGGACGCCCAGAGCCATGCCGAACTGGGGGTCAGCGGCTTTCGTATCCTGTCGCCGGGGCACGCCGAAGTGGGCTATCTGTTGCTGCCGGAACATCAAGGCAAGGGCTTCGGCACCGAATCATGTCGCGCAATCATCGACTACGCCGCCGCCATCGGCCTGGATTCACTGGAATCGACCGTGACCGACGGCAACATCGCCTCCTGCAAGGTGATGGAGAAATGCGGCTTCAGCTTCGAGCGCCGCGTCCCGCAGGCCTATCAGATCGACGATCAGTGGTTCGACGATCTGATATACCACCTGCCACTGCGCTGA
- a CDS encoding TauD/TfdA dioxygenase family protein: MDQMALKAIEGIAGAVRAPYQSITVNRLTPIIGAEVGGVDLSQPLSAEQLTEIRRAFLENHVLVFRDQHLTVEQHKAFGRLFGPLRALPVDSIDGDDPELVVVRANAQSRFAAGELWHTDGTADLEPSMGSMLYVKETPAIGTGGDTLFANMHLAIEMLSPAMQQFLGGLTAIHDGEIPWKGYQPPAGLPKSEHPLVVRHPETGRRSLFVNSGFTSHIVQLSPGESHAVLTMLFDLIAREPSLSCRVRWEPNTLVFWDNRCTQHHAVWDYFPHSRYGERVTILGGRPQA, encoded by the coding sequence ATGGATCAAATGGCACTCAAGGCCATAGAAGGCATCGCAGGCGCCGTGCGTGCGCCGTATCAGAGCATCACGGTCAACCGCCTGACACCGATCATCGGTGCCGAGGTCGGCGGTGTCGATCTGTCGCAACCACTCAGCGCCGAGCAGTTGACGGAAATCCGCCGGGCCTTTCTGGAAAATCACGTGCTGGTGTTTCGCGATCAGCACCTGACGGTCGAACAGCACAAGGCATTCGGCCGACTGTTCGGTCCTTTGCGCGCCTTGCCGGTGGACAGCATTGATGGCGATGACCCGGAACTGGTCGTGGTGCGCGCCAACGCCCAATCGCGTTTCGCTGCGGGCGAGCTATGGCACACCGACGGCACCGCTGATCTGGAGCCGTCGATGGGCTCGATGCTGTACGTCAAGGAGACACCCGCCATCGGCACCGGCGGCGACACGCTGTTTGCCAACATGCACTTGGCCATTGAAATGCTCTCGCCAGCGATGCAGCAGTTTCTCGGTGGGCTGACGGCCATTCACGATGGCGAGATTCCGTGGAAAGGCTATCAGCCACCTGCCGGCCTGCCGAAAAGCGAGCATCCGCTGGTGGTTCGCCACCCCGAAACCGGACGTCGCAGCCTGTTTGTCAATTCCGGGTTCACCTCGCATATCGTGCAACTCTCACCCGGCGAGAGCCACGCGGTGCTGACCATGCTGTTCGATCTGATCGCCCGCGAACCTTCTCTCAGTTGCCGCGTGCGCTGGGAGCCGAACACGCTGGTGTTCTGGGATAACCGTTGCACCCAGCACCACGCGGTGTGGGATTACTTCCCGCACTCGCGCTATGGCGAGCGGGTGACGATTCTCGGAGGGCGGCCCCAGGCCTGA
- a CDS encoding methyl-accepting chemotaxis protein, which yields MASTVQEVARNTEDASQAAKQASERAAHGSSVVQHATREIGQLAGEVQQLGQAMQRLTEDSGKIGSVIDVIKAVAEQTNLLALNAAIEAARAGEQGRGFAVVADEVRSLAQRTQNSTTEIEALIQALQKGTGAASGLMDASLQRTEGTVVLARQAEQALVEINQSIGTIEQMSQQISAAAEQQSAVTEEINRSVLSVRDIADQSASATEQSAASTVELARLGSDLQSMVARFKI from the coding sequence ATGGCCTCTACCGTACAGGAAGTGGCGCGCAACACCGAAGACGCTTCGCAAGCCGCCAAACAGGCCAGTGAACGCGCCGCTCATGGCAGCAGTGTGGTGCAGCATGCCACGCGCGAAATCGGTCAGTTGGCCGGTGAAGTGCAGCAACTGGGCCAAGCCATGCAGCGCCTGACCGAAGACAGCGGCAAGATCGGCAGCGTGATTGACGTGATCAAGGCAGTCGCCGAGCAGACCAACTTGCTGGCGCTCAACGCAGCCATCGAGGCTGCACGGGCAGGCGAGCAGGGTCGTGGTTTTGCCGTGGTGGCTGACGAAGTCCGCTCGCTGGCTCAGCGTACGCAGAATTCCACAACCGAAATCGAAGCGCTGATCCAGGCGTTGCAAAAAGGTACAGGCGCCGCCTCGGGCCTGATGGACGCCAGCCTGCAACGCACTGAAGGCACCGTGGTGCTGGCTCGTCAGGCCGAACAGGCGCTGGTGGAAATCAACCAGTCCATTGGCACCATCGAACAGATGAGTCAGCAGATTTCCGCCGCGGCCGAGCAACAGAGCGCTGTGACCGAAGAAATCAACCGCAGTGTACTCAGCGTGCGCGACATCGCCGATCAGTCGGCTTCAGCCACCGAGCAAAGCGCAGCATCGACCGTCGAGCTGGCCCGTCTGGGCAGCGATTTGCAGAGCATGGTCGCGCGTTTCAAGATTTAA
- the relB gene encoding type II toxin-antitoxin system RelB family antitoxin → MSTMSLRLPDEMADTLAHLAKATGRSKSFLALDALREYLTREAWQIAEIQRAIEEADAGELASQEDVKAVMDKWSGNAG, encoded by the coding sequence ATGTCCACAATGTCTCTACGTCTGCCGGACGAAATGGCAGATACCCTTGCACACCTTGCAAAGGCGACCGGGCGCAGCAAGTCATTTTTGGCCCTCGACGCGCTCCGCGAATACCTGACACGCGAGGCTTGGCAGATTGCCGAAATTCAGCGTGCCATCGAAGAAGCCGACGCCGGCGAGCTCGCAAGCCAAGAAGACGTAAAAGCTGTCATGGACAAATGGTCAGGCAATGCAGGTTGA